In a single window of the Pyrococcus sp. NA2 genome:
- the moaA gene encoding GTP 3',8-cyclase MoaA — MLIDRFGRPVTNLRISLTKECNLSCFYCHREGQGEGEREMTADEIERIVKIASRLGIRKVKLTGGEPTIRKDIIEIVRKIRPYVVDLSLTTNGTTLYSLAEKLKEAGLDRVNISLDTLDRKKYKMITGFDVLDQVLKGIRKATKLFYPVKLNMVVMRGINDDEIWDMIRFAGEVGAILQLIEIEVPREMENSQFFRDFFYPLKPLEEEFEKLAVEIKERRMHRRRKYFLPVDGKIVEVEVVRSMHNSVFCMNCTRLRLTADGFLKTCLLRKDDLIDILGPMRRGASDWELVEIFKRAVLMRRPYWI; from the coding sequence ATGCTGATAGATCGTTTCGGAAGACCCGTGACCAACCTCAGAATATCTCTAACAAAGGAATGTAATTTAAGTTGCTTTTACTGTCACAGAGAGGGTCAAGGGGAAGGAGAAAGGGAAATGACCGCTGATGAAATTGAGAGGATTGTTAAAATTGCTTCTAGACTGGGAATCAGGAAAGTTAAGCTCACGGGAGGAGAACCAACGATAAGGAAGGACATAATTGAGATAGTTAGAAAGATAAGACCTTATGTTGTAGATCTATCGCTAACTACGAACGGCACGACCCTTTATTCCTTGGCCGAGAAGCTCAAGGAAGCTGGACTCGATAGGGTGAACATAAGCCTTGACACTTTAGATAGAAAGAAGTACAAGATGATAACTGGATTTGACGTTCTTGATCAAGTCTTAAAGGGGATTAGAAAAGCCACAAAGCTGTTCTATCCTGTGAAGCTGAACATGGTTGTGATGAGGGGGATAAACGACGATGAAATATGGGACATGATAAGGTTTGCAGGTGAAGTTGGGGCGATACTCCAGCTCATAGAGATAGAAGTTCCCAGGGAGATGGAGAATTCTCAGTTCTTCAGGGACTTCTTCTATCCACTTAAACCACTTGAAGAGGAGTTTGAGAAACTTGCCGTTGAAATTAAGGAAAGAAGAATGCATAGGAGGAGAAAGTATTTCCTCCCAGTTGATGGAAAGATAGTTGAGGTTGAAGTCGTTAGATCAATGCACAACTCAGTTTTCTGCATGAACTGCACAAGGCTAAGACTTACCGCCGATGGCTTCCTGAAGACATGCCTGCTGAGGAAAGATGACTTAATAGATATTCTAGGGCCAATGAGGAGGGGAGCAAGTGACTGGGAGCTTGTTGAGATATTCAAGAGGGCAGTGCTCATGAGGAGGCCCTATTGGATATGA
- a CDS encoding MBL fold metallo-hydrolase, with translation MRIVWYGHACFLVQTKGVSILIDPYPDVDEDRIERVDYILITHEHMDHYGKTPLIARLNDAEVIGPKTVYLMAISDGITKVREVEAGQEFQLGEVRVKAFYTEHPTSQYPLGYLIEGDKNVAHLGDTYYSPSFRELRGRVDVLLVPIGGRSTASEREAVDIIDAIRPRVAVPMHYGTYGGGSVESFKQELQRRRVWVLVKDLKPYEGFEI, from the coding sequence ATGAGGATAGTTTGGTATGGTCACGCGTGTTTTCTAGTGCAAACGAAGGGAGTTAGCATTCTTATAGATCCCTATCCAGATGTCGATGAGGACAGAATCGAAAGGGTTGACTACATACTGATAACTCATGAGCACATGGATCATTACGGAAAGACCCCTCTAATAGCTAGGTTGAACGATGCTGAAGTGATAGGTCCAAAGACTGTCTACCTAATGGCGATAAGTGACGGGATTACGAAGGTTAGGGAGGTTGAGGCTGGTCAGGAATTTCAACTGGGGGAAGTGAGAGTCAAAGCCTTCTATACTGAACATCCAACAAGCCAGTATCCTCTCGGTTACCTAATAGAGGGAGATAAGAACGTTGCACATTTAGGAGATACTTACTACAGTCCAAGCTTTAGAGAGCTAAGGGGCAGAGTTGACGTTCTTCTAGTTCCAATAGGGGGTAGATCCACGGCAAGTGAGAGGGAGGCCGTTGACATAATAGATGCTATAAGACCAAGGGTAGCTGTCCCGATGCACTATGGAACTTATGGCGGAGGAAGCGTTGAGAGTTTTAAGCAGGAGCTCCAGAGAAGAAGGGTCTGGGTTCTCGTAAAAGACTTGAAGCCCTATGAGGGCTTTGAAATATGA
- a CDS encoding replication factor C large subunit, translating to MTEIPWIEKYRPKRLSEIVNQEDAIEKVRAWIEAWLHGNPPKKKALLLAGPPGSGKTTTVYALANEYNFEVIELNASDERTYNKIARYVQAAYTMDILGKRRKIIFLDEADNIEPSGAAEIAKLIDKARNPIIMAANHYWEVPKEIRDRAELVEYKRLTQRDVMSALIRILRREGITVPKEILTEIAKRASGDLRAAINDLQTVVAGGYEDAKYVLAYRDIEKTVFQSLGMVFSSDNAKRAKLALMNLDMSPDEFLLWVDENIPHMYLKPEEMAKAYDAISRADIYLGRAQRTGNYSLWRYAIDMMTAGVAVAGTKKRGFAKFYPPNTLKMLAESKEERSIRDSIIKKIMKEMHMSKLEAIETMKIMKTIFEKNLDLAAHFTVFLGLSEKEVEFLAGKENAATIWGKTLSIRRKLKEIRGKEEEKVEIPEEEVVEEEVEKEEEIEEEEEKEEKEEKKKVEKPKEKKGKQVTLFDFIKKK from the coding sequence ATGACGGAGATTCCCTGGATAGAGAAGTATAGACCCAAGAGGCTCAGCGAGATAGTGAACCAGGAAGATGCAATTGAAAAGGTTAGGGCTTGGATAGAGGCATGGTTACATGGGAATCCCCCAAAGAAGAAAGCACTACTACTAGCTGGGCCCCCAGGGAGCGGAAAGACGACAACCGTCTATGCCTTGGCAAATGAATACAACTTTGAAGTCATAGAGCTGAATGCGAGTGATGAGAGAACGTACAACAAGATAGCTAGATACGTCCAAGCAGCTTACACGATGGACATCCTGGGAAAGAGAAGGAAGATAATATTCTTGGATGAGGCCGATAACATAGAGCCAAGTGGAGCAGCTGAAATAGCTAAGCTAATTGACAAAGCCAGGAACCCAATAATAATGGCCGCAAATCACTATTGGGAGGTTCCCAAGGAGATAAGGGATAGAGCCGAGCTTGTTGAATACAAGAGGTTAACCCAAAGAGATGTGATGTCGGCCCTCATAAGGATACTCAGGAGGGAAGGGATAACAGTTCCCAAGGAGATACTCACGGAGATAGCAAAGAGGGCAAGTGGTGACCTTAGGGCTGCAATAAATGATCTTCAAACCGTTGTGGCAGGAGGTTACGAGGATGCAAAATATGTCCTTGCATATAGGGATATAGAGAAGACCGTCTTCCAGTCTCTCGGAATGGTATTTTCAAGCGATAATGCAAAGAGGGCCAAACTAGCTCTGATGAACCTTGACATGTCTCCAGACGAGTTCCTGCTTTGGGTTGATGAGAACATACCCCACATGTACCTCAAGCCAGAAGAAATGGCCAAAGCTTACGATGCCATAAGCAGAGCAGATATCTACCTCGGAAGGGCTCAGAGGACAGGAAACTACTCCCTTTGGAGGTACGCAATAGATATGATGACTGCTGGAGTTGCGGTTGCAGGAACGAAGAAGAGGGGCTTTGCAAAGTTCTATCCACCAAACACGCTGAAAATGCTCGCTGAGAGTAAGGAGGAGAGGTCAATAAGAGATTCGATTATCAAGAAGATAATGAAAGAGATGCACATGAGTAAACTCGAGGCGATAGAAACAATGAAGATCATGAAGACGATATTTGAGAAGAACCTTGACCTAGCTGCTCATTTCACTGTTTTCCTTGGATTAAGTGAGAAGGAAGTTGAATTCCTGGCTGGAAAGGAGAATGCTGCGACGATATGGGGCAAGACACTATCAATAAGAAGGAAATTAAAGGAGATCAGGGGCAAGGAGGAAGAGAAAGTAGAGATTCCTGAAGAGGAAGTTGTTGAGGAAGAGGTTGAGAAAGAGGAGGAAATAGAAGAGGAAGAGGAGAAAGAAGAAAAGGAGGAAAAGAAGAAGGTTGAGAAGCCCAAAGAGAAGAAAGGAAAACAGGTAACATTGTTCGACTTCATCAAGAAGAAATGA
- a CDS encoding DUF835 domain-containing protein, which yields MVVNPMLVLGLGIMFVSIFLLVYTLGLSRLDVTRRLTISAIFMLASSVFMILHSVRASSLALIVAILLMLSAYFTVSWDIFRSLSTSRNISGETKGGVFLVRDLKKLEGTLVLFSRAGYKVLMVTRAPPGKLNVEKHVWISRVEGGVSPTDLHRILNIVLEFLAKNKKTIVIIDCMDYLLMYNSFRSVARFLFTLKDYVLLSSGILILYANEGLLGEKEFNVLKREFPTTDPEDIVRRFLPVGMFGMIEGIEGGGG from the coding sequence ATGGTTGTCAATCCCATGCTGGTACTTGGACTTGGGATAATGTTCGTTTCAATATTCCTTCTGGTATACACTTTAGGGTTGAGCAGGCTTGATGTGACAAGAAGGTTAACAATTTCTGCAATTTTCATGTTAGCATCTTCAGTATTCATGATCTTGCACTCTGTTAGGGCTTCATCTCTCGCACTGATAGTTGCCATTCTCTTAATGCTTTCGGCGTATTTTACGGTTTCTTGGGACATATTTAGATCTCTTTCGACTTCAAGGAATATAAGCGGGGAGACAAAGGGTGGTGTTTTTCTTGTGAGGGATTTGAAAAAGCTAGAGGGTACCTTGGTGCTCTTCAGTAGGGCCGGTTATAAAGTTCTAATGGTCACCAGAGCCCCTCCAGGTAAGTTAAACGTTGAAAAGCACGTATGGATTAGCAGGGTAGAGGGTGGTGTAAGCCCAACAGACCTACACAGAATATTGAATATCGTATTAGAATTTTTAGCAAAAAATAAGAAGACAATCGTGATCATTGACTGCATGGATTACCTCCTAATGTACAATAGCTTTAGAAGTGTTGCGAGATTTCTGTTCACCCTTAAGGATTATGTTCTCCTATCTTCTGGGATATTGATACTTTATGCTAATGAGGGTCTACTTGGAGAGAAAGAGTTCAACGTTTTGAAAAGGGAGTTTCCTACTACCGATCCGGAGGACATCGTGAGAAGGTTCCTTCCAGTAGGGATGTTTGGGATGATAGAGGGGATTGAAGGTGGTGGGGGTTAA
- a CDS encoding class I SAM-dependent methyltransferase family protein has product MVGVKASKKRAEEILNLLKDEGILDGKRRPVREGDYVIFPITDEERARQLGLEVVDMELPLRPERQIYKNLSDILPKHIAEKLGRLDIVGDIAIIQMPDELVKYSETISEAIRKLYPKVKVIARRGFHEGMYRVRRLEVIWGENRLTTIHKENGVLIKVDLSKVFFNPRMKGERYRIAQLVEDGEKILVPFAGVLPYPLVIARFRDVDIYAVELNDEAIKLARENIELNKGKLRGRIRIIHGDVFEVLPKLPNFDRVISPTPKGVDALSMTLSKAEKYLHYYDFVHEDRLQDFKMRILEECEKLGKDCSVKVKKVSDYKPHVYKVCADVKIR; this is encoded by the coding sequence GTGGTGGGGGTTAAGGCTTCTAAAAAACGCGCTGAGGAAATTTTGAATCTGTTGAAGGACGAAGGGATTCTGGATGGGAAGAGAAGGCCCGTTAGAGAGGGGGACTATGTGATATTCCCAATTACCGATGAAGAGAGGGCAAGACAGCTTGGACTCGAAGTTGTGGACATGGAGTTACCTCTAAGGCCTGAGAGACAGATATACAAGAATCTTTCCGACATACTTCCAAAGCACATAGCTGAAAAACTTGGCAGGTTGGACATCGTTGGAGACATTGCAATAATTCAAATGCCAGATGAGCTTGTAAAGTACTCGGAGACAATTTCGGAGGCCATAAGGAAGCTCTATCCAAAGGTTAAAGTCATAGCGAGGAGAGGCTTTCATGAGGGAATGTATCGAGTTAGAAGGCTTGAAGTAATATGGGGGGAGAACAGACTTACAACGATTCACAAGGAAAATGGCGTCCTAATAAAAGTCGATCTTTCAAAGGTTTTCTTCAATCCGAGGATGAAGGGGGAGAGATACAGAATAGCTCAGCTAGTCGAGGATGGAGAGAAAATTTTAGTGCCATTTGCTGGTGTTCTTCCCTATCCCCTCGTGATAGCGAGGTTTAGGGATGTCGATATTTATGCAGTTGAACTGAACGATGAGGCAATAAAATTGGCCAGGGAAAATATAGAACTAAATAAGGGGAAACTCAGGGGGAGAATAAGGATAATACACGGTGACGTCTTTGAAGTTTTGCCAAAGCTTCCGAACTTTGATAGAGTTATAAGCCCAACCCCAAAGGGAGTTGATGCTCTAAGCATGACCCTTTCAAAAGCAGAAAAGTATCTTCACTACTATGACTTCGTTCATGAGGATAGGTTACAGGATTTCAAGATGAGGATTCTGGAGGAGTGCGAGAAACTCGGAAAGGATTGTAGCGTTAAGGTCAAGAAGGTCTCCGATTACAAGCCTCATGTCTACAAGGTTTGTGCTGACGTCAAGATAAGGTAA
- a CDS encoding ribonuclease E/G codes for MSTESEISVRIRGIYSTALTKLLLDRGFKIVQPSDVIAERLGLEKSYEDFDVDIYDRNHGITVVGTKVEEIRKVFEEEFVDVFFRKLPYKLYGVYKGIVVKRDDRFVYVDIGNAIGTVLIEELPDATEGDEVVVQVKKHNVLPHLSVMITIPGDYAVLIPKPIGVQRHVKISRKIKDPEERERLRILGLSVNLGEWGILWRTAAAYKEWSLLRDELIRLSKIADKLKEADKYSAPAEIIEGRSIYEIEFGGGAKKKLDEIRNKVVPTIEGHHQYKSYDPEFILAVEVAEGILAKMPSQRSKISEGFVEGIVNSKGPKVGWIFTLNHVKPDGQVIKIGPGEVIEVATKPLRVKIRRNLRPGKFYDGLEVPIEPGDYAITEIEAGKWWFVHRYYDKNGNLKGEFYNINTPVEIYPDKARYIDLEVDIVKWPDGKKEIIDKDKLKEHYEDGIISEKLYKSTLRIVQEVYDRI; via the coding sequence GTGTCTACAGAGTCAGAGATATCCGTGAGGATTAGAGGAATTTATAGCACGGCATTGACGAAACTCCTCCTCGACAGGGGATTTAAGATAGTTCAACCAAGTGACGTTATAGCGGAAAGACTCGGACTTGAAAAATCCTATGAGGATTTCGACGTTGATATATACGATAGGAACCACGGAATAACCGTCGTTGGAACAAAAGTTGAAGAAATAAGGAAGGTCTTCGAGGAGGAGTTCGTTGATGTCTTCTTCAGGAAGCTCCCCTACAAGCTGTATGGAGTTTATAAAGGAATTGTCGTGAAAAGGGATGATAGATTCGTTTACGTTGACATAGGGAATGCCATAGGAACAGTTCTCATTGAGGAGCTTCCAGATGCAACGGAAGGTGATGAAGTCGTTGTCCAGGTCAAAAAGCACAATGTCTTGCCACATTTGAGCGTGATGATAACAATTCCTGGAGACTATGCAGTACTAATCCCGAAACCAATAGGAGTTCAGAGACATGTCAAGATATCAAGGAAGATTAAGGATCCCGAGGAAAGGGAAAGGCTCAGAATTCTAGGACTGAGTGTTAACCTTGGAGAGTGGGGGATATTATGGAGAACTGCCGCGGCATACAAAGAATGGAGCTTATTGAGAGACGAATTAATTCGACTCTCAAAAATAGCGGACAAGCTTAAGGAGGCAGACAAATACTCAGCGCCAGCAGAGATAATTGAAGGAAGGAGTATTTATGAGATTGAGTTTGGAGGTGGAGCAAAGAAAAAGTTAGATGAAATAAGGAACAAAGTTGTACCAACAATAGAGGGGCACCACCAATACAAATCTTACGATCCCGAGTTTATCCTTGCAGTGGAGGTGGCTGAAGGGATACTCGCTAAGATGCCCTCACAGAGAAGCAAAATTAGCGAAGGATTTGTGGAGGGAATTGTAAATTCCAAAGGGCCTAAAGTTGGATGGATATTCACACTGAACCATGTGAAGCCCGATGGTCAGGTAATAAAGATCGGCCCTGGAGAGGTAATTGAGGTTGCAACCAAGCCCCTCAGGGTAAAGATCAGGAGAAACTTGAGACCAGGAAAGTTCTATGATGGCCTTGAGGTTCCAATAGAGCCTGGGGACTATGCGATAACTGAAATCGAAGCAGGCAAATGGTGGTTCGTTCACAGATATTACGATAAGAACGGAAACTTAAAGGGAGAGTTTTATAACATAAACACCCCCGTGGAGATATATCCAGATAAGGCCAGATACATAGATTTGGAAGTTGACATAGTCAAATGGCCAGATGGAAAGAAGGAGATAATAGACAAGGACAAGCTAAAGGAGCATTACGAGGATGGAATAATCAGTGAAAAACTCTACAAGTCAACCCTTAGAATAGTCCAGGAGGTTTACGATAGGATTTAA
- the radB gene encoding DNA repair and recombination protein RadB: MTMLTTGVRGLDELLGGGVAKGVILQVYGPFATGKTTFAMQVGLLNEGKIAYVDTEGGFSPERLAQMAEARGIDPEKALSKFIIFEPMDLNEQRRVISKLKTIVNDKFSLVVIDSLTAHYRAEGSKDYGELAKQLQVLQWLARRKNVAVIVVNQVYFDSNSNSLRPIAEHTLGYRTKDILRFERLRVGIRIAVLERHRFKPEGGIVYFRITDKGLEDVEEKLKS, from the coding sequence ATGACGATGTTAACCACTGGAGTTAGGGGTCTGGACGAGTTATTGGGTGGTGGAGTGGCCAAGGGCGTGATACTTCAAGTCTATGGTCCCTTTGCCACTGGAAAGACGACTTTTGCAATGCAGGTTGGTCTACTCAATGAGGGTAAGATAGCTTACGTTGACACTGAAGGTGGATTTTCTCCGGAAAGGTTGGCTCAGATGGCCGAGGCTAGAGGAATTGATCCGGAGAAGGCCCTTTCAAAGTTTATAATATTTGAACCCATGGATCTGAATGAGCAGAGGAGGGTTATCTCTAAGCTAAAGACAATTGTTAACGATAAGTTTTCCCTCGTTGTTATAGACTCCTTAACTGCCCACTATAGGGCGGAGGGTAGTAAAGACTATGGGGAACTGGCAAAGCAACTCCAAGTCCTTCAATGGCTTGCCAGGAGGAAGAATGTTGCCGTTATAGTGGTTAATCAGGTTTACTTTGATTCAAATTCAAACTCCCTAAGGCCAATAGCTGAACATACCTTGGGTTATAGGACGAAGGACATACTTAGGTTTGAGAGGCTCAGGGTGGGAATCAGGATAGCCGTTCTTGAGAGGCATAGGTTTAAACCGGAAGGGGGAATAGTGTATTTCAGAATAACAGATAAGGGATTGGAAGATGTTGAAGAAAAACTAAAAAGTTAA